Proteins encoded together in one Pseudomonadota bacterium window:
- a CDS encoding DUF1489 family protein: protein MPLNLTKIAYGSESPVTLRRWLESHSRANGGIGEARLTTRYKPKREAEIVGGSLFWIHDRNLVGRSPILGFRENGQGRYWIRLEPRLIAVVRTPRRAHQGWRYLDAADAPADLASGHAALDAMPAEMLSELSRLALL, encoded by the coding sequence ATGCCGCTGAACCTGACCAAAATCGCCTATGGCAGCGAGAGCCCGGTGACACTGCGCCGCTGGCTTGAATCGCACAGCCGCGCCAATGGTGGCATTGGCGAGGCGCGACTCACGACCCGCTACAAGCCGAAACGCGAGGCAGAGATTGTCGGCGGCTCGCTGTTCTGGATTCATGACCGCAACCTGGTCGGCCGCAGCCCGATCCTGGGCTTTCGGGAAAATGGCCAGGGCCGCTACTGGATCAGACTGGAGCCCAGGCTGATCGCTGTCGTGCGGACGCCGCGGCGGGCACATCAGGGCTGGCGCTATCTTGACGCAGCGGATGCGCCTGCCGATCTCGCCAGCGGCCATGCCGCGCTTGATGCCATGCCGGCGGAAATGCTGTCCGAACTCTCACGGCTGGCGCTGCTGTAA
- a CDS encoding DsbA family oxidoreductase: protein MAATPYKLRIDIVSDVVCPWCIIGYKQLENALEMVGDEVDAEIVWQPFELNPNMPPEGQDIAEHVAQKYGSTAEQSAKTRDHMAKLGEGLGFRFSNAPGKRIYNTFQAHQLLHWAGEHFGSDAQTRLKMALFSAYFQENQDVSDEDVLLRAVENAGLDADAAREILNDPEQAVQVRNALNGWIERGVSGVPATILDGKYMVPGAQDAETFAQVIRKVIAKAAA, encoded by the coding sequence ATGGCCGCGACACCCTATAAGCTGCGTATCGATATCGTCTCGGACGTGGTCTGCCCCTGGTGCATTATCGGTTATAAGCAGCTTGAAAACGCTCTGGAGATGGTCGGTGATGAGGTCGATGCCGAGATTGTCTGGCAGCCTTTCGAGCTCAACCCCAATATGCCACCCGAGGGCCAGGATATCGCTGAGCATGTGGCGCAGAAATATGGCAGCACGGCTGAGCAGAGCGCCAAGACCCGCGACCATATGGCGAAGCTGGGCGAGGGGCTGGGCTTTCGCTTCAGCAACGCGCCGGGCAAGCGCATCTATAACACCTTCCAGGCGCACCAGCTGTTGCACTGGGCCGGCGAGCATTTCGGCAGCGACGCCCAGACCAGACTGAAAATGGCACTCTTCTCCGCCTATTTTCAGGAGAACCAGGACGTCAGCGACGAGGACGTGCTCTTGCGCGCGGTCGAAAATGCCGGGCTCGATGCCGATGCCGCGCGCGAGATTCTCAACGACCCTGAACAGGCGGTGCAAGTCCGCAATGCGCTGAACGGCTGGATCGAACGCGGCGTCTCCGGGGTGCCTGCGACGATATTGGACGGCAAATATATGGTGCCGGGCGCGCAGGACGCCGAGACCTTCGCCCAGGTGATCCGCAAGGTCATCGCCAAGGCAGCAGCCTAG
- the nudC gene encoding NAD(+) diphosphatase: protein MYDSANLAAIAPLMTGANMDRADQIRVDPDRLAEVMNWRSRLLKLDALVPGITPEGGLLWNSLGELGEDCEPLFLGMRDDKAHFVELPPRDGTARPVQYDPRLWQAIAHMPRDDLAIYGAARSLVDWHNRHGFCAVCGSPTRISKGGWSRQCDNCGAEHFPRVDPVSIMLAEHDDGVEKRVLLGRQPRFPAKRLSALAGFIEPGESIEEGVARELWEEAGIRVRDVRYVTSQPWPFPSSLMIACICATDDPALTLDTTEIEEAHWFSADDVRAAMANAPDASFIAPPPFAVAHDLLRYWLDTLDEK from the coding sequence ATGTACGATTCTGCCAATCTCGCTGCCATAGCGCCGTTGATGACCGGCGCGAATATGGACCGTGCCGACCAGATACGTGTCGACCCGGACCGGCTGGCGGAGGTGATGAATTGGCGGTCGCGCCTGCTCAAACTCGATGCGCTGGTACCCGGCATTACACCCGAGGGTGGGCTGCTGTGGAATTCGCTCGGCGAGCTGGGCGAGGATTGCGAGCCGCTGTTCCTCGGCATGCGCGACGACAAGGCGCATTTTGTCGAACTGCCGCCGCGTGACGGCACGGCCCGACCGGTGCAATATGATCCGCGGCTGTGGCAGGCCATTGCCCATATGCCGCGCGATGATCTGGCGATTTATGGTGCTGCGCGCAGCCTTGTCGATTGGCACAACCGTCACGGCTTTTGCGCGGTGTGCGGTTCACCGACGCGAATATCCAAGGGTGGCTGGTCGCGCCAGTGCGACAATTGCGGTGCCGAGCATTTTCCGCGTGTCGACCCGGTGTCGATCATGCTTGCCGAGCATGATGACGGGGTTGAGAAACGTGTCCTGCTGGGCCGTCAACCGCGCTTTCCGGCTAAACGTCTGTCGGCGCTGGCCGGCTTTATCGAACCGGGTGAATCGATCGAAGAGGGCGTTGCGCGCGAACTCTGGGAGGAGGCGGGTATCAGGGTGCGCGATGTTCGCTATGTCACCAGCCAGCCCTGGCCGTTCCCGTCATCGCTGATGATTGCCTGTATCTGCGCCACCGATGATCCGGCGCTGACGCTCGACACCACCGAGATCGAGGAGGCGCACTGGTTCTCCGCCGATGATGTCCGCGCCGCCATGGCCAATGCGCCCGATGCGTCGTTTATTGCCCCGCCGCCCTTTGCCGTAGCCCATGATCTGCTACGCTATTGGCTCGACACCCTGGACGAGAAGTGA
- a CDS encoding serine hydrolase domain-containing protein, giving the protein MKSEKLIAQDMVLSRRNLLRSAGLIGAAGAMPMGVARAVAAQGAASRFPLVAAELDEYVNDKKVAGMLAAIGFGTDAPEYVAAGTQNVGGTVAVNKDTLWRVYSMTKPVTGMAAMILIGEGKLKLDQPVAEILPEFAEMKVLTDPENSLDAVPAKNLMTIRHLLTHTAGLGYNIVTKGPLLDEYNRLGIAPGEVSKTPLPGFPVPAPTPSIDEFSRRVASLPLVAEPGTLWSYSISLDLLGYVIQQASGIEFGTFLQQKLFDPLGMTSTWFTVPESELYRLPTNYATLGGVLIPVDPPNNSIYAEPPAFPFGGAGMVSSARDYDRFLAMLVGRGSLDGKRIMSEETAMLGMSNLLPDTAVTKGTWVEGEGYGAGGRVGIGNEKAPVGTYGWGGAAGTVAFVDTNRNFRASGYTQYMPADAYPFQREFPKLIYKQMAALGAA; this is encoded by the coding sequence ATGAAATCCGAAAAACTGATCGCCCAGGATATGGTACTTTCCCGGCGCAATCTGTTGCGTTCTGCCGGACTCATCGGTGCGGCCGGCGCAATGCCCATGGGCGTTGCGCGTGCCGTGGCAGCGCAGGGCGCGGCGTCGCGCTTTCCGCTAGTGGCCGCGGAGCTGGACGAATATGTCAATGACAAGAAGGTTGCGGGCATGCTGGCGGCGATCGGCTTTGGCACCGATGCACCGGAATATGTCGCCGCCGGAACGCAGAATGTCGGCGGCACTGTCGCGGTCAACAAAGACACGCTGTGGCGCGTCTATTCGATGACCAAGCCGGTCACCGGTATGGCGGCGATGATCCTGATCGGCGAGGGTAAGCTGAAACTCGACCAGCCGGTGGCCGAGATACTGCCCGAATTTGCCGAGATGAAAGTCCTGACCGATCCGGAAAACAGCCTCGATGCAGTACCGGCGAAGAATTTGATGACCATCCGTCATCTGCTGACGCATACAGCAGGGCTGGGCTATAATATCGTCACCAAAGGGCCGTTGCTCGATGAATATAACCGTCTCGGCATCGCTCCGGGCGAGGTCAGCAAGACGCCATTGCCGGGTTTTCCGGTCCCTGCACCGACACCGTCGATTGACGAATTTTCGCGTCGTGTGGCCTCGCTGCCGCTAGTGGCCGAACCGGGAACGCTCTGGAGCTATTCGATCAGTCTCGATCTGCTGGGCTATGTCATCCAGCAGGCATCGGGCATCGAATTTGGCACCTTTCTTCAGCAGAAGCTGTTCGATCCGCTGGGCATGACGAGCACCTGGTTTACCGTGCCGGAAAGCGAGCTTTATCGCCTGCCGACCAACTATGCGACGCTGGGCGGGGTGCTTATCCCGGTCGATCCGCCGAACAACAGCATCTATGCCGAACCGCCGGCCTTCCCCTTTGGCGGCGCCGGCATGGTTTCCAGCGCCCGCGACTATGACCGCTTTCTGGCAATGCTGGTCGGACGCGGTTCGCTTGACGGCAAGCGCATCATGTCGGAAGAAACGGCGATGCTGGGCATGTCCAACCTGTTGCCCGATACCGCGGTGACCAAGGGCACCTGGGTCGAGGGCGAGGGCTATGGTGCCGGTGGCCGTGTCGGGATCGGCAATGAAAAGGCTCCGGTCGGTACCTATGGCTGGGGTGGCGCTGCGGGTACAGTCGCCTTTGTCGATACCAACCGCAATTTCCGCGCCAGCGGCTATACCCAATATATGCCGGCCGACGCCTATCCGTTTCAGCGCGAGTTTCCCAAGCTGATCTACAAGCAGATGGCGGCACTCGGCGCAGCCTGA
- a CDS encoding A/G-specific adenine glycosylase, with protein sequence MSVEPDSPDTDKIPALLLRWYDSHARDLPWRMPPNSPDGQNVADPYHVWLSEIMLQQTTVAAVKPYFAEFTRRWPTVAALAAADEADVLAAWAGLGYYARARNLVACARVVANQHDGRFPDNEAELLKLPGVGTYTAAAIAAIAFDRHAVVVDANVERVVARLFAINAPLPGSRPAIRTQAANITPRRRAGDFAQAMMDLGATLCRAREAKCLVCPLAECCTARHDADPVRFPVKAPKKAKPQRTGHAYWLEAQGHVALVERPARGMLGGMRALPDDGWRAATDGDGQPPVDAEWCRHGTPVAHVFTHFSLELQLMVAAPGSFDPDAIEAIWWPVDDLDNAGLPTLFDKAVKRKSA encoded by the coding sequence ATGTCCGTCGAGCCTGACTCTCCCGATACCGACAAGATTCCCGCATTGCTGCTGCGCTGGTATGACAGCCACGCGCGTGACCTGCCCTGGCGCATGCCGCCCAACAGCCCGGACGGACAGAATGTCGCCGATCCCTATCATGTCTGGCTGTCGGAAATCATGCTGCAGCAGACCACGGTTGCAGCGGTCAAACCCTATTTTGCCGAGTTTACCCGGCGCTGGCCCACGGTTGCGGCATTGGCTGCGGCGGATGAGGCTGATGTTCTCGCTGCCTGGGCCGGGCTGGGCTATTATGCCCGGGCGCGCAATCTGGTCGCCTGCGCCAGAGTGGTGGCAAATCAGCATGATGGCCGCTTTCCCGATAACGAGGCGGAATTGCTGAAACTGCCGGGCGTCGGCACCTATACCGCTGCCGCCATCGCCGCCATTGCCTTTGACCGTCACGCAGTAGTGGTCGACGCCAATGTCGAGCGGGTGGTAGCGCGTCTATTTGCCATCAATGCACCTTTGCCCGGTTCGCGTCCGGCGATCCGCACCCAGGCTGCGAATATCACGCCGCGGCGCCGTGCCGGCGATTTCGCCCAGGCGATGATGGATCTCGGCGCGACTCTGTGTCGCGCGCGCGAGGCGAAATGCCTGGTCTGCCCGCTGGCCGAATGCTGTACTGCGCGCCACGATGCTGATCCGGTGCGGTTTCCGGTCAAAGCACCGAAAAAGGCAAAACCGCAACGCACCGGCCATGCCTATTGGCTTGAGGCGCAGGGTCATGTCGCGCTGGTCGAGCGTCCGGCCAGGGGTATGCTGGGCGGGATGCGCGCACTGCCCGATGATGGCTGGCGCGCCGCGACCGATGGTGATGGCCAGCCTCCGGTGGATGCCGAGTGGTGCCGCCATGGCACGCCGGTGGCGCATGTCTTCACCCACTTTTCATTGGAACTGCAGCTGATGGTGGCGGCTCCCGGCTCGTTCGATCCCGATGCCATCGAGGCAATATGGTGGCCGGTTGATGATCTCGACAATGCCGGCTTGCCGACTCTGTTCGACAAGGCGGTGAAGCGCAAAAGCGCCTGA
- a CDS encoding DciA family protein, with product MASDSSDDKKPKKRAVRKGGSKSRIYQRPRGGEARPIADLMPEIGRTAFRRFGFVQSSVVTRWPEIAGERYSAISLPESIRFPKGKKSDGTLHLTVSGAHAVLMQHVGPEIIERVNRFFGYPAVARIKFRQGDVTPPRSKPQVKPPRPLKPVPVELGDGLRDIGDQELLAVLESLARDIATAEDRDAEENTDTPPNHGHEWQKKGMSDADDSDR from the coding sequence ATGGCCAGTGACTCATCCGACGACAAAAAGCCGAAGAAACGCGCTGTGCGAAAGGGCGGATCAAAATCGCGCATCTATCAGCGCCCACGCGGCGGCGAAGCCAGGCCGATCGCCGATCTGATGCCGGAAATCGGCCGCACCGCCTTTCGCCGCTTCGGTTTCGTACAAAGCTCGGTAGTCACCCGCTGGCCGGAAATTGCCGGGGAGCGCTATTCGGCGATCTCGCTGCCCGAATCCATTCGCTTCCCCAAAGGCAAAAAGTCCGATGGCACGCTGCACCTTACAGTCAGCGGCGCGCATGCGGTGCTGATGCAACATGTCGGGCCGGAGATTATCGAGCGAGTCAACCGCTTTTTCGGCTATCCGGCGGTGGCGCGGATCAAGTTTCGCCAGGGCGATGTCACCCCGCCGCGCAGCAAGCCACAGGTCAAGCCGCCGCGCCCGCTCAAGCCGGTCCCGGTCGAGCTGGGCGATGGCCTGCGGGACATTGGCGATCAGGAGCTGCTGGCGGTGCTGGAATCGCTGGCGCGCGATATTGCCACGGCCGAGGACAGGGATGCCGAAGAAAATACCGATACACCGCCAAATCATGGACATGAATGGCAGAAAAAGGGTATGAGCGACGCGGACGACAGCGACAGATGA
- a CDS encoding thioredoxin domain-containing protein: MKSGFKQHLLRTMAALAITVGGAALGSAMAQQSGGAAQSKADWAKMVRMSPSGGHILGNPLARNRLVEFVSYTCPHCADYAEQSALAMKTRYIPKGTTSVEVRNFVRDPFDLTAALLARCGSKDKFFGNHAAILAAQKSWVGKAQSATQAQRQSWESAPMPQRLSLIAKDTGLAALMRGRGYNDSQITQCVTDQKEIALLIKMTQSAANETKITGTPSFIINGELVEKTHDWQTLEPKLKAL, from the coding sequence ATGAAATCCGGCTTTAAACAGCATCTTCTCAGGACCATGGCAGCCTTGGCCATTACCGTCGGCGGTGCCGCGCTCGGTTCGGCGATGGCGCAGCAATCGGGTGGTGCAGCGCAGAGCAAGGCGGACTGGGCCAAGATGGTGCGCATGTCACCCAGCGGCGGCCATATTCTCGGCAATCCGCTGGCGCGCAACCGGCTGGTGGAATTTGTCAGCTATACCTGCCCCCATTGTGCCGATTATGCCGAACAGTCGGCGCTGGCAATGAAAACCCGCTATATTCCAAAGGGCACAACCAGTGTCGAGGTACGCAATTTTGTCCGCGACCCGTTCGACCTCACCGCCGCACTGTTGGCGCGCTGCGGCAGCAAGGACAAGTTCTTTGGCAATCATGCCGCGATATTGGCGGCGCAGAAAAGCTGGGTCGGCAAGGCCCAGAGTGCTACCCAGGCGCAGCGTCAGAGCTGGGAATCCGCGCCAATGCCGCAGCGCCTGTCACTGATCGCCAAGGACACCGGACTTGCCGCGCTGATGCGCGGGCGCGGTTATAATGACAGCCAGATCACCCAGTGTGTGACTGACCAGAAAGAGATTGCCCTGCTGATCAAGATGACCCAGAGCGCTGCCAACGAAACCAAGATTACCGGGACGCCGAGCTTCATCATCAACGGCGAGTTGGTCGAGAAGACTCATGACTGGCAGACACTGGAACCGAAGCTGAAAGCACTGTAA
- a CDS encoding thioredoxin domain-containing protein, which produces MRISAFLFTATAALALAACSSETDSAAAGGEIAEAEPLPVIQAPEGQQWSEVITQTEAGGYLMGNPDAPIKLVEFGSLTCGACGNFAAQSFAPLRDNYIASGRVSFELRNFVRDPIDLTMAMLTQCGADASYFPLTEQVFANQAQILQSAQQLNPSIGELPAEQRFIAIAQGLGLDQFFAQRGISQNQSNSCLADPATADSLANQTQAAVDEFRIEGTPTFLINGQMLDFNTWPEIETRIQRMGARDQ; this is translated from the coding sequence ATGCGCATTTCCGCTTTTCTTTTCACCGCAACCGCCGCGCTGGCATTAGCCGCCTGTTCATCGGAAACCGATAGTGCCGCCGCCGGCGGAGAGATTGCCGAAGCCGAACCGCTGCCGGTGATTCAGGCACCCGAGGGTCAGCAATGGAGCGAGGTTATCACCCAGACCGAAGCCGGTGGCTATCTCATGGGCAACCCCGATGCGCCGATCAAGCTGGTTGAATTTGGCTCGCTGACCTGCGGCGCTTGCGGCAATTTTGCGGCCCAGTCCTTCGCACCACTGCGCGACAATTACATCGCTTCGGGCCGGGTTTCGTTCGAGCTGCGCAATTTCGTCCGCGATCCCATCGACCTGACCATGGCGATGCTGACCCAGTGCGGTGCCGATGCCAGCTACTTCCCGCTCACCGAACAGGTCTTTGCCAACCAGGCCCAGATTCTGCAATCGGCACAGCAGCTCAATCCGTCCATCGGCGAACTGCCGGCCGAGCAGCGCTTTATCGCTATTGCCCAGGGACTCGGTCTCGACCAGTTCTTCGCCCAGCGCGGCATTTCGCAGAACCAGTCGAACAGCTGTCTCGCCGACCCGGCCACTGCCGATAGCCTTGCCAACCAGACGCAGGCGGCGGTGGACGAATTCCGCATCGAAGGCACGCCAACCTTTTTGATCAACGGACAGATGCTCGACTTCAACACCTGGCCCGAGATCGAAACCCGGATTCAGCGCATGGGCGCGCGCGATCAATAA
- the smc gene encoding chromosome segregation protein SMC, with protein sequence MLIKRLKLSGFKSFVDPTELHIEPGLTGIVGPNGCGKSNLLEAIRWVMGENSPKSMRGGGMEDVIFAGTERRPSRDFAEVTLLAERQRGDVVHLLGDTKRSEEEANDNNPLFGDSDDPELEIVRRIERDAGSAYRANGRDVRAKDVSLIFADAATGAHSPALVSQGRIAAAIAAKPAERRQMLEEAAGISGLHVRRKDAEQKLRAAETNMARLEDILAEQDARAAHLKKQARAAERYKKLSEQIRTAEARLIYARWKLAADSAKAAKAEAEAAEARVSQGQAALESAQTKQNETTRALADARSAVEQARQRSSDAAHHLATLTAERDRAEARLGDLQQQANRIEEDRAREDRLTHDAAAALEALEEEAAELAAKIKTIDADLPQRKAAHDNAERAVRETEVELARASAEAARIEADIRVTEAAFDNARGQLTEAERAQAALAAAEAALEDNDVLTRQWEEAKSASDAAEKAITETEAKVQSLAEQRTAMQRAKQDAEAELSAARAELSGLSREHDALERDLAKRQSGTRLIDQLSADSGYERALAAALGDTLNAGLADHGGDNARYWSGQASEAPDTLPAGSTRLADHVTAPAELAARLQAILVCDRDEGQALAPGQRLVTRDGALRRWDGYAARGEQSGAAERLERTNRLAELKTIIAGNEAVLARHQTALDTAQTALENAQQQTRQAEAARAGAHETHRQALRDLDTAEFARQRNAERLADLGERRERSANAMTSAKAALAEAEAARAALPDGAAQKQRLVEMEQQSETMRAALQKAQAELAAAEQSAAQTSERLAVVKAEIRGWQARSGEADQRLQELGRRAGEISAEQKRIAEQPEKLARAIAEAEAKRTEIDATLSRHIETLNTAETAVSEAEAASRDIAEALAQAREGRAAARTRAENADMRRVEMGRISGERFSCSPPLLPETCDFDEDDVGEAEAESAELDRLTASRERLGPVNLVAADELEELALETEKARTEQEDLVTAIAELRGSIGSLNREGRARLRAAFEEVDNHFQRLFVRLFNGGKAHLAMIDSDDPLEAGLEIMAQPPGKKLSSLTLLSGGEQALTAVALIFALFLTNPAPICVLDEVDAPLDDANIDRFCDLLDQMVRETNTRYLIVTHNAVTMSRMHRLFGVTMIEKGISRLVSVDLGGAEELLAAE encoded by the coding sequence ATGCTGATCAAGCGCCTGAAACTCTCCGGCTTCAAAAGCTTTGTCGACCCGACCGAATTGCATATCGAGCCGGGGCTGACCGGTATTGTCGGTCCCAATGGCTGCGGCAAATCCAACCTGCTCGAGGCGATTCGCTGGGTGATGGGCGAGAACTCGCCCAAATCCATGCGCGGCGGCGGTATGGAAGATGTCATCTTTGCCGGAACCGAACGCCGCCCGTCGCGCGACTTTGCAGAGGTGACGCTGCTTGCCGAGCGCCAGCGTGGCGACGTTGTGCATCTGCTGGGCGACACCAAGCGCAGCGAAGAAGAGGCCAATGACAATAATCCGCTCTTCGGCGATAGCGACGATCCCGAGCTGGAGATTGTCCGCCGCATCGAACGCGATGCCGGGTCGGCCTATCGCGCCAATGGCCGTGATGTCCGCGCCAAGGATGTGTCGCTGATCTTTGCCGATGCCGCCACCGGGGCGCACTCACCGGCACTGGTGAGTCAGGGACGTATCGCCGCCGCGATTGCCGCCAAGCCTGCGGAACGGCGTCAGATGCTCGAGGAAGCAGCAGGGATCTCCGGCCTGCATGTGCGGCGCAAGGATGCAGAGCAGAAGCTACGCGCCGCCGAAACCAATATGGCACGGCTCGAGGACATCCTCGCCGAACAGGATGCGCGCGCGGCGCATCTGAAAAAACAGGCGCGCGCCGCCGAACGTTACAAGAAGCTGAGCGAGCAGATCCGCACTGCCGAGGCGCGACTGATCTATGCCCGGTGGAAGCTGGCAGCGGACAGCGCCAAGGCCGCAAAAGCCGAGGCAGAAGCCGCCGAGGCGCGGGTCAGTCAGGGCCAGGCCGCGCTGGAAAGTGCGCAGACAAAACAGAATGAAACCACGCGCGCGCTGGCCGATGCCCGCAGCGCCGTCGAGCAAGCACGCCAGCGCAGCAGTGACGCAGCGCACCATCTGGCGACGCTCACTGCCGAGCGCGACCGCGCCGAGGCGCGTCTCGGCGATCTGCAACAACAGGCGAACCGAATCGAGGAAGACCGGGCGCGTGAAGACCGGCTGACCCATGATGCCGCTGCCGCGCTGGAAGCACTGGAAGAAGAAGCAGCGGAACTGGCCGCGAAAATCAAGACGATCGATGCCGATTTACCACAGCGTAAGGCAGCGCATGACAATGCCGAGCGCGCGGTGCGCGAAACCGAGGTCGAACTGGCGCGTGCCAGCGCCGAGGCCGCACGAATCGAAGCCGATATCCGCGTAACCGAGGCGGCGTTCGACAATGCTCGCGGGCAATTGACCGAAGCCGAACGCGCACAGGCTGCTCTGGCCGCAGCCGAAGCGGCACTAGAAGATAACGACGTACTCACCCGCCAATGGGAAGAAGCCAAATCGGCATCGGATGCCGCCGAAAAGGCCATCACCGAGACCGAAGCAAAAGTACAATCTCTGGCCGAGCAACGCACCGCCATGCAACGTGCAAAGCAGGATGCCGAAGCAGAACTGTCCGCAGCGCGCGCTGAATTGAGTGGCCTCAGCCGCGAACATGATGCGCTGGAGCGCGATCTCGCCAAGCGACAAAGTGGCACCAGGCTGATTGACCAGCTGAGCGCTGATAGCGGCTATGAGCGCGCCCTTGCGGCAGCGCTGGGCGATACGCTCAATGCCGGGCTGGCCGATCACGGTGGCGACAATGCGCGCTATTGGTCGGGCCAGGCGAGCGAAGCCCCCGATACCCTGCCCGCAGGCTCCACCCGCCTCGCCGATCATGTCACAGCACCGGCAGAGCTGGCAGCGCGTTTGCAGGCGATACTGGTGTGCGACCGTGATGAAGGACAGGCATTGGCGCCAGGCCAGCGGCTGGTCACGCGTGACGGGGCGCTGCGCCGCTGGGATGGCTATGCAGCGCGCGGCGAACAGTCAGGCGCGGCGGAGCGGCTGGAACGCACCAACAGGCTCGCCGAACTCAAGACAATCATCGCGGGAAATGAAGCGGTGCTGGCGCGGCACCAGACAGCGCTCGACACGGCGCAGACAGCGCTCGAGAACGCACAACAGCAGACCCGCCAAGCCGAGGCCGCGCGCGCCGGCGCGCATGAAACGCATCGCCAGGCATTGCGCGATCTGGACACGGCTGAATTTGCGCGCCAGCGCAATGCCGAGCGACTGGCCGATCTTGGTGAACGGCGCGAACGCAGCGCGAATGCTATGACCAGCGCCAAAGCCGCCCTGGCCGAGGCTGAAGCCGCGCGTGCTGCACTGCCCGATGGTGCGGCACAGAAGCAGCGGCTGGTCGAGATGGAACAACAGAGCGAGACGATGCGCGCGGCGCTGCAAAAGGCACAGGCAGAGCTGGCCGCAGCCGAACAATCGGCAGCACAGACCAGCGAGCGGCTGGCGGTGGTCAAGGCAGAGATACGCGGCTGGCAGGCGCGCTCGGGCGAGGCCGACCAGCGGTTGCAGGAACTCGGCCGCCGCGCCGGGGAAATCAGCGCCGAGCAAAAGCGCATCGCCGAACAGCCGGAAAAGCTCGCCCGCGCCATTGCCGAGGCCGAAGCCAAACGCACCGAGATCGACGCCACGCTCAGCCGCCATATCGAAACGCTCAACACCGCCGAAACCGCAGTCAGCGAAGCCGAGGCCGCCAGCCGTGACATTGCCGAGGCGTTGGCCCAGGCGCGCGAGGGCCGCGCGGCAGCGCGCACCCGGGCGGAAAATGCCGATATGCGCCGCGTCGAAATGGGCCGTATTTCAGGCGAGCGCTTTTCCTGCTCACCCCCGCTGCTGCCCGAAACCTGCGATTTCGACGAAGATGATGTCGGCGAGGCGGAGGCTGAGTCTGCCGAACTCGACCGCCTGACCGCCTCGCGCGAGCGGCTGGGGCCGGTCAATCTGGTCGCTGCCGATGAGCTGGAGGAACTGGCGCTGGAGACCGAAAAGGCACGCACGGAGCAGGAGGATCTGGTCACCGCGATCGCCGAATTGCGCGGCTCGATCGGCAGCCTGAATCGCGAGGGACGCGCCCGGTTGCGCGCTGCCTTTGAAGAAGTGGACAACCATTTCCAGCGGCTGTTCGTGCGGTTGTTCAACGGCGGCAAGGCACATCTGGCGATGATCGACAGCGACGATCCGCTCGAGGCAGGCCTTGAAATCATGGCCCAGCCGCCGGGCAAGAAACTGTCCTCGCTTACCCTGCTCTCGGGCGGCGAACAGGCGCTGACCGCAGTGGCGCTGATCTTCGCGCTGTTCCTCACCAACCCGGCGCCGATCTGCGTCCTCGATGAGGTCGATGCGCCGCTCGACGATGCCAATATCGACCGTTTCTGCGACCTGCTCGACCAGATGGTACGCGAAACCAACACCCGCTATCTGATCGTTACCCACAACGCCGTGACGATGAGCCGGATGCACCGGCTGTTTGGCGTCACCATGATCGAGAAGGGCATCAGCCGGCTGGTCTCGGTCGATCTTGGTGGAGCCGAGGAATTGCTCGCGGCGGAGTAG